In Oscillatoria acuminata PCC 6304, a single window of DNA contains:
- a CDS encoding adenylate/guanylate cyclase domain-containing protein, which produces MKKWQGLNQSGRSPNITAKFSSAFIGLMLILGGVATTGWLSLNFVRSETQATIVSSIKLQRLVFEMNDALEKARRLERDFFEQWSKTGFLDARQEYARAYGEQIDMVLLISNLLQSLLSTDQVSATLRQSNPAVVSYEEMVQQYASSFREAVGLVGELGMDKTGILARLQQNSQRVGDILQLADDLELIELYLQLQSREQDYLIDRQNPERAALYQAIEELKTAIRQSTTLSLDRQVNALNALNDYQELAQKMIRLDLEIRSQIAQFDRQASELSAQLLEIARQEVKRGEDRINQTSRAATGLLVASLLLALVFASAIAQEFIYALKQLEIEQAKSESLLLNILPKTIADRLKEKTTTIADQFTDVTVLFADIVGFTTLSSRISPTELVTLLNEIFSEFDRLADLHGLEKIKTIGDAYMLVGGLPEPKADCAKDVAEMALDMQQAILQFNENHQENINIRIGINTGAVVAGVIGQKKFIYDLWGDAVNIASRMESHGLPGSIQVSDDTYQLLEKYYEFEERGSIMIKGKGEMKTYFLLGKTPEKPEKERKLLPFPDPSNNTSYGIGTGLDR; this is translated from the coding sequence ATGAAGAAATGGCAAGGCTTAAATCAATCCGGGCGCAGTCCAAATATCACTGCAAAATTTAGCTCGGCTTTCATTGGGCTGATGTTAATTTTGGGAGGCGTTGCTACAACAGGATGGTTGTCTCTGAACTTTGTGCGAAGCGAAACTCAAGCAACAATTGTTAGTAGCATCAAACTGCAACGATTGGTATTTGAAATGAATGATGCTTTAGAAAAAGCCCGTCGCCTAGAACGCGACTTTTTTGAACAGTGGTCAAAAACCGGGTTTTTAGATGCGCGTCAGGAATATGCGAGAGCTTACGGGGAACAGATTGACATGGTACTGTTAATTAGTAATCTCCTGCAATCGTTACTCTCCACGGACCAAGTGAGTGCTACCTTACGTCAGAGCAATCCAGCCGTGGTTTCTTATGAAGAAATGGTGCAACAGTACGCCAGTAGTTTTCGAGAAGCCGTAGGACTGGTGGGGGAGTTAGGGATGGATAAAACAGGCATCCTAGCTCGGTTACAGCAAAATTCCCAACGAGTGGGGGATATTCTCCAACTGGCTGATGATCTGGAGTTGATCGAGTTATATCTGCAACTCCAATCTCGGGAACAAGACTATCTCATCGATCGCCAAAATCCCGAACGCGCTGCCCTGTATCAAGCCATTGAGGAATTAAAAACGGCGATTAGACAGTCTACCACCTTAAGTTTAGACCGGCAAGTGAACGCCCTCAATGCCCTCAATGACTATCAAGAACTCGCCCAAAAAATGATCCGCTTAGATCTAGAAATTCGCAGCCAAATTGCCCAGTTTGACCGCCAAGCCAGTGAACTCTCGGCGCAACTGCTAGAAATTGCCCGCCAAGAAGTTAAGCGCGGGGAAGACCGAATTAACCAAACCAGTCGGGCGGCGACGGGATTGCTGGTGGCTTCGTTGTTGTTAGCCCTGGTTTTTGCCAGTGCGATCGCCCAAGAATTTATCTATGCCTTAAAGCAATTAGAAATCGAACAAGCCAAATCCGAAAGTCTCCTGCTCAATATTTTACCCAAAACCATCGCCGATCGCCTCAAAGAAAAAACCACGACAATTGCCGATCAATTTACCGATGTCACCGTCTTATTTGCGGATATTGTCGGGTTTACCACTCTCTCTTCCCGCATTTCTCCCACGGAACTGGTGACCCTCCTCAATGAGATTTTTTCGGAATTTGACCGCCTCGCCGATTTGCATGGCTTAGAAAAAATTAAAACCATTGGCGATGCTTATATGCTTGTAGGCGGATTGCCTGAACCTAAAGCCGACTGTGCCAAAGATGTGGCAGAAATGGCTCTGGATATGCAGCAGGCAATTCTCCAGTTTAATGAAAATCATCAGGAGAATATCAACATTAGAATTGGCATTAACACCGGCGCAGTTGTTGCCGGAGTCATCGGGCAGAAAAAATTTATCTATGACCTTTGGGGGGATGCGGTCAATATCGCCAGTCGCATGGAATCTCACGGTTTACCCGGTTCAATTCAAGTTAGCGACGATACTTATCAATTGTTAGAAAAATACTATGAGTTTGAAGAACGCGGCTCGATTATGA